One region of Methanosphaera cuniculi genomic DNA includes:
- a CDS encoding DUF2116 family Zn-ribbon domain-containing protein, whose protein sequence is MAIEAHRHCAICGKPIPMDESFCSDKCEEQYQARQKAMMKQRRILLIVIAVFVIIWFIMMVMKK, encoded by the coding sequence ATGGCAATTGAAGCACACAGACATTGTGCAATATGTGGAAAACCAATACCAATGGATGAATCATTCTGTTCAGATAAATGTGAAGAACAATACCAAGCACGACAAAAAGCAATGATGAAACAAAGAAGAATACTATTAATCGTAATAGCAGTATTTGTAATCATCTGGTTCATCATGATGGTAATGAAAAAATAA
- the pyrH gene encoding UMP kinase produces MRIVITIGGSILLKEYDAKKFEAYAEVIKDMNKEHEIFIVVGGGRPARDYISVVRDMGESESICDEIGIQVTRINARLLQCALKDVAYPGIPTNFQQALEYSSTNKIVIMGGTEPAHSTDAVGSILAEYVDADMVINATSVDGLYDKDPNKYDDAKMIKEVTADELMNIVSSNETKAGTYEFIDKTAIEIIKRSAIKTVILNGNDPENVKVALEKPIGTLIKN; encoded by the coding sequence AATATGATGCTAAAAAATTTGAAGCATATGCTGAAGTTATTAAAGATATGAATAAAGAACATGAAATTTTCATTGTAGTTGGTGGAGGAAGACCAGCACGTGACTATATTAGTGTAGTACGTGATATGGGTGAATCTGAATCAATATGTGATGAGATAGGAATACAAGTAACCAGAATAAATGCACGCCTACTTCAATGTGCACTTAAAGATGTAGCATATCCTGGTATTCCAACAAATTTCCAACAAGCACTTGAATACTCATCTACTAATAAAATTGTTATAATGGGTGGAACAGAACCTGCTCATAGTACAGATGCTGTGGGAAGTATACTTGCAGAATATGTGGATGCAGATATGGTTATTAATGCAACAAGTGTAGATGGATTATATGATAAAGATCCAAATAAGTATGATGATGCTAAGATGATAAAAGAAGTTACAGCAGATGAACTTATGAATATAGTATCATCAAATGAAACAAAAGCAGGAACATATGAATTTATAGACAAAACAGCAATTGAAATAATTAAACGTTCAGCAATCAAGACAGTTATATTAAATGGTAATGATCCTGAAAATGTTAAAGTAGCACTAGAAAAACCAATAGGAACACTCATAAAAAACTAG